Proteins encoded together in one Pseudomonas arsenicoxydans window:
- a CDS encoding ribosomal protein uL16 3-hydroxylase: MNPDIPLQLLGGITAREFLRDYWQKKPLLIRQAIPEFESPIDPDELAGLALEEEVESRLVIEHGERPWELRRGPFAEDEFSKLPETEWTLLVQAVDQFVPEVGELLENFRFLPSWRVDDVMISFAAPGGSVGPHFDNYDVFLLQGHGKRNWKIGQMCDSESKLLPHADLRILADFEATDEWVLEPGDMLYLPPRLAHCGVAIDDCMTYSVGFRAPSASEVLTHFTDFLSQFLTDEERYTDADALPAVDPHQIQHDALDRLKALLAEHMSDERLLLTWFGQYMTEPRYPELVVGPEEVEEEDFLASLEQGAVLIRNPSARLAWSEVDDDLLLFASGQSRYLPGKLRELLKLICAADALHTDNLGDWLNDEDGRGLLCELVKQGSLGFADE; encoded by the coding sequence ATGAATCCTGACATTCCTCTTCAACTCCTGGGCGGTATCACGGCGCGCGAATTCCTGCGCGACTACTGGCAGAAAAAACCTCTGCTGATCCGCCAGGCGATTCCTGAATTCGAAAGCCCGATCGATCCCGACGAATTGGCCGGCCTCGCGCTTGAAGAAGAAGTTGAATCGCGTCTGGTAATCGAGCACGGCGAGCGTCCTTGGGAATTGCGCCGCGGCCCGTTCGCCGAAGACGAATTCAGCAAACTGCCGGAAACCGAGTGGACCCTGCTGGTTCAAGCGGTTGACCAGTTCGTGCCAGAAGTCGGCGAACTGCTGGAGAACTTCCGCTTCCTGCCGAGCTGGCGCGTCGACGACGTGATGATCAGCTTCGCCGCCCCAGGTGGCAGCGTCGGCCCGCACTTCGATAACTACGATGTGTTCCTGCTGCAAGGTCACGGCAAGCGCAATTGGAAAATCGGCCAAATGTGCGACTCCGAAAGCAAGCTGCTGCCACACGCGGACCTGCGCATTCTCGCCGACTTCGAAGCCACCGATGAGTGGGTTCTGGAACCGGGCGACATGCTCTATCTGCCGCCACGCCTGGCCCATTGCGGCGTCGCGATTGATGACTGCATGACCTACTCGGTCGGCTTCCGCGCCCCGAGCGCCTCCGAAGTGCTGACTCACTTCACCGACTTCCTCAGCCAATTCCTGACCGACGAAGAGCGCTACACCGATGCCGACGCCCTGCCGGCGGTCGATCCGCACCAGATTCAGCACGACGCTCTTGATCGCCTGAAAGCCTTGCTCGCCGAGCACATGAGCGACGAGCGACTGCTGTTGACCTGGTTCGGCCAGTACATGACCGAACCGCGTTATCCGGAACTGGTGGTCGGCCCGGAAGAAGTCGAAGAAGAAGACTTTCTCGCGAGCCTGGAACAAGGCGCCGTGCTAATCCGCAACCCGAGTGCGCGCCTGGCATGGTCGGAAGTGGATGACGATCTGCTGTTGTTCGCCAGCGGCCAGAGCCGCTACCTGCCGGGCAAACTGCGCGAACTGCTGAAGTTGATCTGCGCTGCCGACGCCCTGCACACCGACAACCTCGGTGACTGGCTGAACGACGAAGACGGTCGCGGCTTGCTGTGCGAACTGGTCAAACAAGGCAGCCTGGGGTTTGCCGATGAATAA
- a CDS encoding GNAT family N-acetyltransferase produces the protein MNKIHVRVADWQKDIAEIRRIRETVFIAEQSVPPELEWDADDATAVHFLAYEGDFPIGTARLLPDGHVGRVSVLKDWRGLKVGDALMHAVIGEAEKRGLKQQMLSAQVQATAFYERLGFSMVSEEFLEAGIPHVDMVRHSV, from the coding sequence ATGAATAAAATTCACGTACGTGTCGCAGACTGGCAGAAGGATATCGCCGAGATCCGGCGCATTCGTGAGACGGTGTTCATCGCCGAGCAATCCGTTCCGCCTGAACTGGAATGGGATGCCGATGACGCAACGGCGGTGCATTTCCTGGCCTACGAGGGCGACTTTCCGATTGGCACCGCCCGCCTGTTGCCCGACGGTCATGTCGGCCGGGTGTCGGTGCTCAAAGACTGGCGCGGCTTGAAAGTCGGCGATGCACTGATGCACGCGGTAATCGGTGAAGCCGAGAAACGCGGGCTGAAGCAGCAGATGCTGAGCGCGCAAGTGCAGGCCACGGCGTTCTATGAGCGCCTGGGCTTCAGCATGGTCAGTGAGGAATTCCTGGAAGCCGGAATTCCGCATGTGGACATGGTGCGGCACTCCGTCTGA